In Streptomyces sp. NBC_01231, the sequence GGGCCGCATCCGCACTCGGCTGAGCTACTTTTGTGGAGAAATCTCGCGGATGCGAATGGGGGACGCCCGTGTCCGAAGAACCGGGCAGTGAACGTCTGATCGCGGGCCGCTACCGTCTCCTGTCGCCGCTCGGCGAGGGCGGCATGGGGACCGTGTGGCGTGCCCGCGACGAGGTGCTGCACCGCGAGGTCGCGGTCAAGGAGGTACGGGCACCCGCCGGGCTGCAGGGATCCGAGATCGAGCGGATGTACGCCCGGCTGGAGCGGGAGGCGTGGGCGGCGGCCCGGGTCGCCAACCGCAACGTGGTGACGGTGTACGACGTGGCCACCCAGGACGGCCGTCCCTGGATCGTCATGGAGATCGTGCGGGGCATCTCCCTGGCCGAGCTGCTGGAGGCGGAGGGTCCGCTCTCCCCGCAGCGGGCCGCGCACATCGGCGCCGAGGTGCTGTCCGCGCTGCGGGCCGCGCACGAGGCCGGGGTGCTGCACCGGGACGTGAAACCGGCCAACGTGCTGATGTCGAACGACGGCCGGGTCGTGCTGACCGACTTCGGTATCGCCATGGTCGAGGGCAGCTCCGCGCTGACCATGACCGGCGAGGTCATCGGCTCGCCCGAGTTCCTGGCGCCGGAGCGGGCGCTGGGCCGCACGCCCGGCCCCGAGTCCGACCTGTGGGCGCTGGGCGTCCTGCTGTACGCGGCGGTCGAGGGCCACTCCCCGTTCCGCCAGAACACCCCGCTCAGCACCCTGCGGGCGATCGTCGACGAGGAGCTGCCGCCGCCGCTGAGGGCCGGTCCGCTGGCCCCGGTGATCGAGGGACTGCTGCGCAAGGACCCGGCCGAGCGGCTGTCCGCCGAGCGGGCCGAGCAGGACCTGCGGGTCGTCGGCGCGGGCGGCACACCGCGCGCGGACTTCGGGTCGGAGTCCTCGTTCGCGTACCCGCCGACCGTCGCCCGACAGCAGCCGCCGCCGACCTCGCCGGGCCCGTCCCAGTGGACGCAGCCCACCCCGGCGGGCGGCCCCACGGCGCCCACGACCGCCCCCGGCGGACCCACCGGACCGCGCCGTAACCGCCGCGCGGCCGTCGTGCTGGTGGCGGGCATCGCCGCCCTGGCGCTGGCGATCGCGGGACTGACGTACGCGCTGCTGAACCGCGACGACGGGAACAAGACCGAGGGCGGAGGGACCAAGAACGATGCCTCCGCGCCGGCTTCGCCCTCGGTGAGCGACACCGCGCCGCAGGACACCGGAAAGCCCGAGCCCACGCCCAGCGAAAGCCGTGAGTCCACGTCCGCCGCCCCGGCGCAGTCGGTGAAGGTCTCCCTGGCCGGTTCGCACACGGAGTACTCCGGCACCTGCCCGCCGGCGCGGGACGACGCGCCCGCCTTCACGGCGACGTTCACGGTGGGCACGCTGCCGGCCGAGGTCAGCTACCGCTGGGTGTCGAGGGACGGCGACGTCCTGGACGCGGGGTGGAAGACCCTCTCGTTCCCGGACGGCGGCGACAGGACCAAGCAGGACACGGCGTTCGTGACGACGAACGACGACAACGGCAGCTTCGAGAACGAGATCAGTGTCGAGGTCCGCGATCCCGTGCACACGACGTCCAACTCGGTGCCGTTCTCGGTGACCTGTGAGTCGGAGGCCCCGTCGGACGAGGCCTCCCCTTCCACTTCGGAGTCGCCGTGACGGCGCCCGCGCTTCCCTGACGGTCAGGCCAGGCCGTTGAACACCGGCAGATAGCCGCCGGACTGACCGGCCGCCTTCGGGTGGTACGACTCGCCGATGTTGAGCAGGTTGAGGCTGTTCAGCCAGGGGCTGCCGGAGCAGAGCTCGTGGCCGGTAAAGGTGCCGCGGACGTCGCCGAAGGCGAAGCCGTGGTCCGCGGCCCTCTTGGCGACCGCGGTGTCCAGGTAGTCGGCCGCGTCGTTGATGGCCTTCCGCTTGGTCTCGGAGAGGCCGAGGCAGGTGGCGCCGAGCTGGTAGAAGCGGGGGTAGCCGAGCACGACCACCCGGGCGGACGGTGCCTTGGCGCGGATCGCCGAGTAGACGCTGTCGAGCCTGCCGGGGAGCGTCGAGTCGACGTACGCCCTCGCGGTGTCGATCCGGGACAGGCAGGAACTGTCGGACTGGATCACACAGGTCGTCATGACGTCGGAGAAACCGGCGTCGTTGCCGCCCACGCTGATCGAGACAAGGGCGGTGGCGGAGTTGAGCGGGGTCAGTTGACTCGCCAGAACATCACTCGTTCGGGCGCCCGAGCAAGCGGTGAAGTCGAAGGACGAGGGTGAATGGGCGGCGGCCCAGAGGTAGGGATACGCCTTGGCGCTGCGCTTGCAGTCACCGCTCGCGGAGAGGTAGCTGCCCGTGCCCACCCCGGAGGAGTAGGAGTCACCGAGCGCCACATAGCCGCCGGTTGCGGCGAGTTGGGACGCCTGGGCGGTGGCCGCGCCGGGGAGCGCGGTGCCGACGGCGAGGAGGAGAGAGCTGACGAATACGGCAAGTCGGGAACATCTCATGGAACCTCCTTTAGCAGGATCTCTGCCATAACCGTCGTAGCAACTACGCGTGTTGATGGGAAGTGTCCATGCCAAGTCTTTTCGGTCGTTTGCGCGAGTGACCGACCTGTTCACCGTGACCTGAACCAGCGTTCCTGACAGGCGGCAGGCACCCCCGGGGACCGTGCGCGTCTTGACGGCCCGGCGGGGCTGAGCGACATTGAAGCCCGGCATCCGGCGCTTCGGGGGGCAAAGTCGCCAATGCGGACCACACGCGTCAAGGCATCGTCAAGAGATCTGTCGCCGCTGCTCGTCGGCGCCGCGACGGCCGTAGCGGGATGCGGCGCGCTGTTCGCGTTCGCCGACTCGGACTCACCGCTGCGCGGCCCGTTCACCCTGTTCTTCCTGCTCGCCACGCCCGCGGCCGCCATCGCCGCCGGGCTGCGCGGGCTGGAGCCGTTCGGTCGTCTGTTGACCGCGGTCGCGGGCTCGGTCGTCGTCAACATGCTGGTGGCCCAGGGCATGCTGGCCGTGCACCGCTGGTCGGTGCGGGGCGGGCTGGTGGCCGTGACCGCCCTCAGCGCCCTCGCGCTCCTGCCGTCCGTGGTGCGGCGAATGCGCGGGACCGTGCGCGGGCGCGCGCCCCAACTCACCGACGGCCAGGGATCCGTAACGGTCAAACCATCAAAAACGTGAGGCCTCGTTCCAGGTCTTGCCATACAGGCTCAATCGTCAATACCGTCGTACATCTCACCCGCATCGGCCCATCATCAAGCGGCTCCAGGGGAGGGCTCAGGACCGCGATGGATTCCGGCGCGGGGCGCGGTAGGGGGGTGCCGTGCTCGGTGACGCACTTGTGACCGGGCCGTGCCGCGAGACCGGTTGCCGTTTTCCGGGGCCGGCCAGCTTTTGCCAGCTCACCCGGCACGCACGGAGATCGCTTCCGGCATGCCTCGGGTGAGAACCCCCCTTTCGAACCGGACAAAGAACCGGGCTGCCCAGGGGCGGGCGGTCCACCGGACGAGAGGGACCAGACCCATGAGCTCAGTTCTGCGCCCGGCCAGTACGGGCCACGATCCGTCAACAGCCGGTAAGTACCGTCCGATCTCCTCTCACCTGGCGATCACGCCACCGGTGAGCGTCGTGATTCCCGCCATGAACGAGGCGGAGAATCTCCCGTACGTCTTCAAGACACTTCCGGCCTGGATACACGAAGTGGTCCTTGTGGACGGCAACTCCACCGACGACACCGTCGAAGTGGCCCGCTCCCTGTGGCCGGACGTCAAGGTCGTCGAACAGCGCGGCAAGGGCAAGGGCGACGCGCTGACCACCGGGTTCCAGGCCGCCACCGGCGACATCATCGTGATGGTCGACGCGGACGGCTCGGCCGACGGCAACGAGATCGTCAGCTATGTCTCCGCCCTCGTCTCGGGCGCGGACTTCGCCAAGGGGTCCCGGTTCGCCAACGGCGGCGGCACCGACGACATGACCTTCATCCGCAAGCTCGGCAACTGGGCGCTGTGCACGGCGGTCAACCGCAAGTTCGGCGCCCGCTACACGGATCTGTGCTACGGCTACAACGCGTTCTGGCGGCACTGCCTCGACAAGATCGAGCTGGACTGCACCGGCTTCGAGGTCGAGACCCTGATGAACATCCGGGTCGTGAAGGCCGGACTCAAGGTGCAGGAGATACCGAGCCACGAGTACCTCCGCATCCACGGCACCAGCAATCTGCGGGCCGTGCGGGACGGGCTCAGGGTGCTCAGGGTGATCCTGAGCGAGCGCTCCAACCGGCGGGCCCTGCGCCGCCGGCCGCAGCACTCCCCGCTGCTCGACTCGGTCCGGGGAGAGGTGTCTTGAGCGGTCCCGACATCTCCGTGGTGATCTGCGTCTACACCGAGGACCGCTGGGAGGACATCCTCGCGGCGGTCTCCTCGGTGCGGGCGCAATCACACCCCGCGCTGGAAACACTCCTCGTCGTCGACCACAACGCGGCGCTCCTGGACCGGCTGGCCAAGGAGTACAAGGAGCCCCAGGAGACCCGGGAGGTGCGGGTGCTCGCCAACGCGGGCCCCCGCGGCCTGTCCGCCGGCCGCAACACCGGGATCGCCGCGGCGCACGGCGACGTCGTGGCGTTCCTGGACGACGACGCCGTGGCCGAGCGGGACTGGCTGCGGCACTTCGCCGCCGGTTACGCCGATCCGCGGGTGCTGGCCGTCGGCGGCCGTACCGTGCCGATCTGGGCGTCGGGCCGCCGGCCGGCCTGGTTCCCGGAGGAGTTCGACTGGGTGGTCGGCTGCACCTACCGGGGGCTGCCCCCGGGCCGGGTGCGGGTGCGCAACGTCCTGGGCGGCAACGCCTCCTTCCGCCGCAGCGCCTTCGACGCGGCGGGCGGCTTCGCCACCGGTATCGGACGCGACGGCGACAAGCGGCCGCTGGGCTGCGAGGAGACCGAACTGTGCATCCGGCTCACCCGGGCGAGACCGGAGGCGATCCTGCTGATCGACGACCGTGCGGTGATCCACCACCGGGTGCCCGAGACACGTGAGCACTTCGGGTACTTCCGGACGCGGGCGTACGCCGAGGGCCTGTCGAAAGCGCTGGTGGCCCGAAGCGTGGGCACCGACAAAGGACTTGAGTCGGAGCGCCGGTACGCGACGCGGGTACTGCCGATCGGGGTGGCACGCGGTCTGCGGGACGCCCTGCTGGCCCGTCCGGGCGGCGCGGGCCGCGCGGGCGCGATCGTCGCCGGGGTGCTGACGGCGGCGGGCGGGTACGTGGTGGGCAGTGTCCGGGCGCGCCGCGGCACCACCACCTTCTCGGTGGCCGGGATCGACGGCGGGATCGAGGGGGAAGCGGATGGCTGACACGCCGGTGCCGATCCTCATGTACCACGCGATCGCGGCCGAACCGAACGAGGCCACCCGGGAGTTGTCGGTGGCCCCGGAGGCCTTCGCCGAGCAGTTGGCCGTGCTCGGCGAGCTGGGGTTCACCCCCGTCGACACCGCCCATCTCGCCGCCCGTTGGCGCTCCGGACGCCCGCTGCCCGCGCGGCCCGTCCTGATCACCTTCGACGACGGCTACGAGGGCGTGCACCGGCACGCCCTGCCCGTGCTCGCCAAGCACGGCTTCGCGGCCACCCTGTTCGTCTCCACCGGCTGGATCCGGGGCGCGTACGACACCGGGGGCGGCCTCGACACCATGCTGGACTGGGACCAGATCCGCGAACTGGCCGCGGCCCGCGTGGAGATCGGCGGACACAGCCACACCCACCCGCAGCTCGACCAGCTCGACGACGCCACGCTGCGCCACGAGCTGATCCAGTGCAAGGAGATCGTCACCGACGAACTCGGCACGGTCCCGGCCTCGTTCGCCTACCCCTACGGCTACTCCAGCCGCCGGGTGCGGCAGGCGGTGCGGGAGACGGGGTACGGTCAGGCGCTCGCCGTCGGCAACGGGCTCGCCCGCCGTCGGCAGGGGCCGTACGCCCTGCAACGCGTCACCGTGCGCCGCAGCACCGGCATCGAGGAGTTCGAACGGCTCGTCCAGGGCCGCGCGATCGCCCGGAACTTCGCCCGGGACCGTGCCCTCACCAAGGGGTACGCCCTGGTCCGCAGAGCACGCCAGGTCCGCCGGAAGGCCATCCGTTCCCGTGTCTGACACGACCACGACCACGCCCGAGGACACATCGCCCAAGGACACCTCGCCCCCGACCAAGGCGCCCGAGCGGTCGGGGCGTCGGCTCCGGCTGCCCGGCCTGGGCCGGTCGCCGGGGGGCAACCAGCTCTTCCGCAACGCCTACGCGCTGATGCTGAACACCGGCATCTCCGCGGTGCTCGGCCTCGGCTTCTGGCTGGCCGCCGCCCGCTACTACTCCGAGTCGGCGGTCGGCCAGGGCTCCGCCGCGATCGCCGCGATGAAGCTGCTCGCCGGTCTGACCGCGGTGACCCTGACCGGCGCGCTCGCCCGCTTCATCCCGGTCGCGGGCCGGGCCACCGCTCGGCTCATCTTCCGGACGTACGCGGGCAGTTCGGTGATCGTGGCGGTGGCCGCGCTGGTCTTCCTGCTCACCCTGAACCTGTGGGGGCCGTCGTACCGCTTCCTCCACGGGCCCCTCAACGGGCTCGGCTTCGTGGTCGCCGTCGTCGCCTGGTCGCTGCTGACATTGCAGGACGGGGTGCTGACGGGGCTGCGCAACGCGCTGTGGGTGCCGGTCGGCAACACCGTGTTCTCCGCGGTGAAACTGGGGCTGCTGGCCGCGTTCGCGGTGGCCCTTCCGACATCGGGCGTGTTCGCGTCGTGGGTCGCGGCGATCGCCTTCTCCGTACTGCCGCTGGGCTGGCTGGTGTTCCGGCGGCTGGCGCCCCGGCACATCGAGGCCACCGACGAGCACGCGCGGCCACCGACCCTGAAGGAGATCGGGCGGTTCCTGGCGGGCGACTACACCGGCTCGCTGTTCTCGCTGGCCGTGGTCTACCTGGTCCCCGTGATCATCGCCTCGCAGGTCAGCTCCGAGGACAACGCGTACTTCTACATCACCACCACGATCGGCGGCACGATCAATCTGCTCGCCATCAACATGGGCGCCTCGCTGACCGTGGAGGGCTCGCACGACCCGCGCCGGCTGGCCTCCAACACCCGGGCCGCGCTCAGGCGGATGGCCCGGATCATGCTGCCGGTGGCCGCGATCCTGTTCGTCGGGGCGCCCTGGATCCTCGGCGTGTTCGGCGCGGGCTACGCGGACGCGGCCACCGGGCTGCTGCGCTGGTTCGCGGTCGGCGCGGTGCTGCGGGTCGTCATGGAGACCTACTTCGCGGTGCTGCGGGCGCAGAGCCGCACCGCCGGACTCGCCTGGATGCAGGGCCTGTTGTGCGTTCTGGTGCTCGGCCTGACGCTGTTGCTGCTGCCCCGCATGGGCCTGATCGGCGCGGGCGTCGCGGAGATCTCCTCGCTCGCGGTGATCGTGGCGATCGCCGCGCCCAAGCTCTACAAGACCGTCCGGGGCGGGCCTGGCGACCGGCCCGAGGACGCGGCGCCGGACGGGGACCTCGCCGACCTGGGGGCGCGCGAGGTCCCCGCTCCGACCGGGCCGCTCCGGCGCGGACCCGGCTGGGCGCTCGACCAGGACACCCTGGCCCTCGGTATCCACGTCGACTTCGACCACCTGGAACGCCGGCCGGACGTCCGCCCGGGCCCCGGCACACCGCCCACCGGCACACCCCTGGAGCCTGAGGACCGACGGCCGGCCTGGGCGCGGGCGCCCGAGCTGGGGCTGCCCGTCGAGGCGCGGGAGCCGGGCTCCGAGGCATCGCTGGGTCCGGCGGAGGCCGAGGTGGACGCCCCGTTCGAGCCCCGGGAGGAGATCGCGCGGGGCGCCGAGGCGGCCGTACGGGAAGGGCCGCCCGTCCCCGCGGAGGCAGTCACCGGCGAAGCGGCACCGGCGCCCGCGCGTGGGGGGCCCACCCGCGTCGGGGTGATCCTGGGCTGTCTGCTGACCGCCGCGCTGCTCCTCTACTGGGTGCCCGCGCTGCGGCTCGGCGAGGCCGACCTGGACGAGATGGGCGGGCTCGGGCTGATCTCCGTGCTGCCCCTGCCCACCCTGGCCGGAGCGGCGCTGCTGGTCGTGGTGTTCGCTTCGCTGCTGTGGCTCGGGCGCGAGCACCGGGCGCTGCTGCTGCTGACGCTGCTGGCCACCGTCGTCTCCCTGCACGCGCTGCCCGCCGTGATCGAGACGGAACCGCGGTTCGCGACGGCCTGGCAGCACCTCGGGTTCATCGACTACATCGACCGGACCGGGTCGGCCGTGCCCGACCTGGACGCGCGCTGGAGCTGGCCGGGCTTCTTCGCGGTGGCCGCGTTCGTGGCCAAGGCCTGCGGGGTCGGCGACCTCACCGAGGTCATCCGCTGGTGGCCGACCGCCATCCAACTCCTCTACCTGGCCCCGATGTTCCTGCTGGTGCGCTCGATGCGGGCGAGCTGGCGCGCCAAGTGGACCGGCATCTGGATCTTCGTGCTCAGCGGCTGGGTGGGGCAGGACTACTTCTCCCCGCAGGGCTTCACGTATCTCCTGTATCTGGTGTTCGTGGCGATCCTGCTCGTGTGGTTCAGGGCGCCGGGCATGATCTGGGCGAAGCGGCGCCCCGGCGAGATCGAGGTCGAGCCGACGGACCGGCGGCAGCGGGCCGTGCTGCTGATGATCGTGATCGGCCTGTTCGCGGCGAGCGTCCCGGCCCACCAGCTCACCCCGTTCGTGATGCTGGGCGTGCTGGCGGTGCTCGTCCTCGTCGGCCGCAGCGAACTGCGGGGCCTGCCCATCCTGTTCGGGGTGCTGGTGGCCGCCTGGGTGGGCTTCATGGCCGAGCCGTACTGGTCCGGGCACTTCGACGAACTGTTCGGCGGGGTCGGCGGGGTCGGCAGCAATGTCTCGTCCTCGGTGTCCGGCCGGATCCAGGGCGGCAGTTCGACGCACAAGCTCGTGCTGTACGTGCGGGTGCTGCTGGCCGGCGGGGTGATGGCCTTCGCCTGCTGGGGCTGGTGGCGCCGACGCTGGCACCGCTACCGCGAACGGTCGCTGCTGGTCCTCACCTTCGTGCCGTTCCTGGGCTTCGGCATGCAGTCGTACGGCGGTGAGATGGCGCTGCGCGTCTTCATGTTCGCCCTGCCCGGCTCGGCCCTGCTCGCCGCACTCGCCTTGTTCCCGCGCACCGGCGTCACCGTCGAAGAACGCGACAAGGACCGGGTGAGCCTCGCCCCGCTGGCCGCGCTGATGGCGGGGCTGATCCTCATGGGCGGCTTCCTGGTGGCGCGTTGGGGCAACGAGCCGTTCGAACGGATCCGGCCCGGCGAGGTCACGGCCATGGACTACGTGTACGCCCATGACGATCCGACGGTACGGCTGCTGTGGCTGAGCAACGACACGGTGAACAACGTGACGCCGGCGATGCCGTGGGGCACCAGGGACATGGAGAAGGTCCAGTACGTGCCGACGCTGGCACCGCCCGACCCGGTGCTGGTGTCGGGTCTGGTCAAGGCGTTGAAGGACGCGGGCCCGAACTCCTATCTGATGATCAACCGCAGTCAGGTCGTCTATCTCCAGCTGGACGTGGGCTATTCGGACAGCTGGGAACCTCGGCTGGTCAAGCACCTGGACGCGCGGCCGGAGCTGAGGAAGGTCCTCGTCAACGACGACGTGACGATGTACAGGCTGCGCAAGCAGCCCGAGGGCAAGGTCCCGGCCGCGGACCCGGGCCCGATCGGGCCGCAGGTGACGTGGACGCCGTGGTCGGTCGTCGGGGCGCTCGCGGCGCTCGCGCTGATCGCGCTGCTGACGGCGCGGGAGGTCGTCCGGGTCGCGGTGCGGCCGAGTGTGCGGCAACTGCGGTGGCTGCAGAGCAGCTTCTGGTTCTCGCTGCCGCTGCTGGCGGTGCTGTTCGCCGCGCTGGTCCAGCGGTTCCTGACGATGAAGTAGGGGCGCGTTGTCGGTGAAGTAAAGCTCGCCGTCGGTGAAGCAGGGCGCGTTGACGATGAAGCAGGGCGTGTCGTCGGTGAAGCGGGGATCGCCTCAGCGTGGCGGGGTGAAGTGGCTCAGTCGGCCCGCCGGTCGAGCCACTTCACCTCGTACGCCTGCATCTCGAACCGTCTGCCGTCGACCTGGGCGCTGATCTGCCGGTCGAGGGTGTTGACGACGAGGGCCACCGTGTCGGTCGCCAGGACCCGCACGTTGGGTACGTCGTCCTTGGCGACGGACACCGTCCGGTAGGCGGTGCCGGGCGGGAACTCCGCGCCGAAGCGGGAGACGAGGTCGTACAGGGGAAGCTTCGCGCCGCCGCTGCTCCCGTCGGTCGGGGTCCACAGACAGCCGGGACAGTCGGTGCCCTTCTCCCGCTCCGGGTTCCAGTAGAAGCCGGAGGAGGCGCCGCCCTTGACCATGGCGATCATCCCGGTGGCCTGGACGGCGACCCGGCGGGTCTCGGACCAGCCCTTGCGTTCGTCGTTGGCGTCGCCGGGCTCGACGTAGTACTCGGCCCACCACAACGGCAGGTCGCCGGTCCGCGCCCGCACCCACTTCCCCACCGCCGTGAACTTGTCGGTGGCCGCGAACTCGTCGGGCAGCAACTCGTCGTCGTTGGTGTAGCTGGAGCCGTCGACGACCACGAAGTCGGCTCCTGCCTTGTGCCGGTTCCAGTAGGCGAAGGCGTCGAGGATCCGCTGGTCCATCGCGCCCCAGGGCCCCTTGAAGGTGGTCGAGGCGTCGGCCGAGCGCGGGTCGACGCTGTCCATCACCAGGTACGGCCCGCCGACCTCGATGTCCTTGTCGACACCCTTGAGAGCCTTGTAGACCAGGTTGTAGAGCCTGGTGTAGCCCTCGTAGTCCCAGCGGGCCTCGGCGTCGTTCCAGAAACCCTTGAACTCGTTCCAGACGACGAAGTGGCGTACGTCCGGATAGCGCTTGGCGACGGTCGCGGCCAGGTCGGCGAAGTCCTGGTAGTGGTCGGGAGTCGGCGCGGTCTCCAGGGCGGCCTGGCTCCAGTTCGTGTTGCCGACGCCTGCCTTGCCGCCCTTCATCCAGTCCGGGGAGCAGCACAGGGTGATCACCGGGGTGGCTCCGGAGGCGCGCATGAAGTCGACTCGGCGGTCCATGGCCCCGAAGTCGTAACGGCTCTTCACCGGCTCGGGGTTGTCGGCGCCCCAGCCCATGATGTGCTGGTTCTGCGGCAGGCCCCCGGCATTCGACAGCCGGTCCTCGACACGCCGGGTGGCGGCGCCGGCCCCCTCGTCGGCGCTGAACTGGGTGTGCGTGAAGCCCCAGCCCACCTCGGGCTTCGCCGCACCGGCGGGAGCCCTCGGCGTGCCGTGCACCTTGTCGCCGTCGCGTGAGGTGCCCTCGGTGCCGCCGTCGTTCCCGGGAAGCGTGTTGAGCAGGGTCACGACCAGGGCCAGCGCGGCCAGTCCCACACCGAGCAGCGCGGTGAGACGCCACCGCCCGGCCCCCGAATTCCACCCATGACGTCCCATCAAGGGCAACGGTAACCGGCCGGACACCCGGCGGGGCAGATGTCGTAGCCGCACAGCTCTGTAACAGGACGGACGCCGAGAGGAAGGGGACACAGGGGAAGCACGCGACGCCGGCTTCCCGGGTGACGCACTGACGGCACGAGCCGTGGGGCCCTGAGCACGCTCGTCCTGTCCTCGGCATCCAGGTGCACTCCGGTGCGCTACGGAAAGCGGGTGCACGAGGCCCGAACGTGCCGGATCATGGCGGGCATGTCTGCGAACCCACACGACGCTCTGCCGATCCGGCTCAACGTCGACGACAGCGACTCGCCGTCCGACGTCGTCGACGCGCTGTTCCTCGGTCGCTTCGCGACGGGCGAGCAGCCGTACTCGCACGCGGCCAACATCGACCGCGTGCGCTCCGGGGCGACCCTCCTGCCGCCGGACGCCCGGGTCCTGCGCATGGCCCGCGACGACGACCGCAGCGCGACGCTGGCCGAGGGCGACGGCTGGACCCTGCTGATCTCCCGCTGGAACCGGGGCGCGGACGTCACCGTCACGGCGACCACCGCGGAGCTCGCGGAGAAGGTCCTCGAGCAGGCCACCGACGGCGCCGCGGACGAGCCCGAGCCGCAGCCGGAGAACGTGACGATGGGCTTCTGGTACGTCTCCCCGAGGCGTGGCCCGCACCGCACCACCCGGCAGATCTCCGCGGGCACCTGGGACGAGGTGCGGGCCAACTACACCGCGCCCGTCGCGGACGCGATGGACGTCCTGATGAAGACCACCCCGGAGGACATCGCCGGCCGGCTGCTGCTCCTGCACGGCCCGCCGGGCACCGGCAAGACGTCGGCACTGCGGACGCTCGCGCGGTCCTGGCGGGACTGGTGCCAGGTGGACTGCGTGCTGGACCCCGAGCGGTTGTTCAGCGACGTCGGCTATCTGATGGACATCGCGATCGGCGAGGACGACAGCACGGGCAAGGGACGCTGGCGGCTGCTGCTGCTGGAGGACTGCGACGAGCTGATCCGCGGCGAGGCCAAGCACACCGCCGGCCAGGCACTGTCCCGGCTCCTCAACCTCACCGACGGCCTGCTGGGCCAGGGCCGCAACGTCCTGGTCGGCGTGACGACCAACGAGGACCTGGAGCGCCTTCACCCGGCCGTGGTCCGCCCAGGCCGCTGTCTGGCCCGTATCGAGGTGGGACCGCTGACCCGCCGGGAGGCCGTGAGCTGGCTGGGCGACGAGGAAGGCGTGGGC encodes:
- a CDS encoding protein kinase produces the protein MSEEPGSERLIAGRYRLLSPLGEGGMGTVWRARDEVLHREVAVKEVRAPAGLQGSEIERMYARLEREAWAAARVANRNVVTVYDVATQDGRPWIVMEIVRGISLAELLEAEGPLSPQRAAHIGAEVLSALRAAHEAGVLHRDVKPANVLMSNDGRVVLTDFGIAMVEGSSALTMTGEVIGSPEFLAPERALGRTPGPESDLWALGVLLYAAVEGHSPFRQNTPLSTLRAIVDEELPPPLRAGPLAPVIEGLLRKDPAERLSAERAEQDLRVVGAGGTPRADFGSESSFAYPPTVARQQPPPTSPGPSQWTQPTPAGGPTAPTTAPGGPTGPRRNRRAAVVLVAGIAALALAIAGLTYALLNRDDGNKTEGGGTKNDASAPASPSVSDTAPQDTGKPEPTPSESRESTSAAPAQSVKVSLAGSHTEYSGTCPPARDDAPAFTATFTVGTLPAEVSYRWVSRDGDVLDAGWKTLSFPDGGDRTKQDTAFVTTNDDNGSFENEISVEVRDPVHTTSNSVPFSVTCESEAPSDEASPSTSESP
- a CDS encoding glycosyltransferase, whose protein sequence is MSGPDISVVICVYTEDRWEDILAAVSSVRAQSHPALETLLVVDHNAALLDRLAKEYKEPQETREVRVLANAGPRGLSAGRNTGIAAAHGDVVAFLDDDAVAERDWLRHFAAGYADPRVLAVGGRTVPIWASGRRPAWFPEEFDWVVGCTYRGLPPGRVRVRNVLGGNASFRRSAFDAAGGFATGIGRDGDKRPLGCEETELCIRLTRARPEAILLIDDRAVIHHRVPETREHFGYFRTRAYAEGLSKALVARSVGTDKGLESERRYATRVLPIGVARGLRDALLARPGGAGRAGAIVAGVLTAAGGYVVGSVRARRGTTTFSVAGIDGGIEGEADG
- a CDS encoding glycosyltransferase family 2 protein codes for the protein MSSVLRPASTGHDPSTAGKYRPISSHLAITPPVSVVIPAMNEAENLPYVFKTLPAWIHEVVLVDGNSTDDTVEVARSLWPDVKVVEQRGKGKGDALTTGFQAATGDIIVMVDADGSADGNEIVSYVSALVSGADFAKGSRFANGGGTDDMTFIRKLGNWALCTAVNRKFGARYTDLCYGYNAFWRHCLDKIELDCTGFEVETLMNIRVVKAGLKVQEIPSHEYLRIHGTSNLRAVRDGLRVLRVILSERSNRRALRRRPQHSPLLDSVRGEVS
- a CDS encoding SGNH/GDSL hydrolase family protein, giving the protein MRCSRLAVFVSSLLLAVGTALPGAATAQASQLAATGGYVALGDSYSSGVGTGSYLSASGDCKRSAKAYPYLWAAAHSPSSFDFTACSGARTSDVLASQLTPLNSATALVSISVGGNDAGFSDVMTTCVIQSDSSCLSRIDTARAYVDSTLPGRLDSVYSAIRAKAPSARVVVLGYPRFYQLGATCLGLSETKRKAINDAADYLDTAVAKRAADHGFAFGDVRGTFTGHELCSGSPWLNSLNLLNIGESYHPKAAGQSGGYLPVFNGLA
- a CDS encoding lipopolysaccharide biosynthesis protein produces the protein MSDTTTTTPEDTSPKDTSPPTKAPERSGRRLRLPGLGRSPGGNQLFRNAYALMLNTGISAVLGLGFWLAAARYYSESAVGQGSAAIAAMKLLAGLTAVTLTGALARFIPVAGRATARLIFRTYAGSSVIVAVAALVFLLTLNLWGPSYRFLHGPLNGLGFVVAVVAWSLLTLQDGVLTGLRNALWVPVGNTVFSAVKLGLLAAFAVALPTSGVFASWVAAIAFSVLPLGWLVFRRLAPRHIEATDEHARPPTLKEIGRFLAGDYTGSLFSLAVVYLVPVIIASQVSSEDNAYFYITTTIGGTINLLAINMGASLTVEGSHDPRRLASNTRAALRRMARIMLPVAAILFVGAPWILGVFGAGYADAATGLLRWFAVGAVLRVVMETYFAVLRAQSRTAGLAWMQGLLCVLVLGLTLLLLPRMGLIGAGVAEISSLAVIVAIAAPKLYKTVRGGPGDRPEDAAPDGDLADLGAREVPAPTGPLRRGPGWALDQDTLALGIHVDFDHLERRPDVRPGPGTPPTGTPLEPEDRRPAWARAPELGLPVEAREPGSEASLGPAEAEVDAPFEPREEIARGAEAAVREGPPVPAEAVTGEAAPAPARGGPTRVGVILGCLLTAALLLYWVPALRLGEADLDEMGGLGLISVLPLPTLAGAALLVVVFASLLWLGREHRALLLLTLLATVVSLHALPAVIETEPRFATAWQHLGFIDYIDRTGSAVPDLDARWSWPGFFAVAAFVAKACGVGDLTEVIRWWPTAIQLLYLAPMFLLVRSMRASWRAKWTGIWIFVLSGWVGQDYFSPQGFTYLLYLVFVAILLVWFRAPGMIWAKRRPGEIEVEPTDRRQRAVLLMIVIGLFAASVPAHQLTPFVMLGVLAVLVLVGRSELRGLPILFGVLVAAWVGFMAEPYWSGHFDELFGGVGGVGSNVSSSVSGRIQGGSSTHKLVLYVRVLLAGGVMAFACWGWWRRRWHRYRERSLLVLTFVPFLGFGMQSYGGEMALRVFMFALPGSALLAALALFPRTGVTVEERDKDRVSLAPLAALMAGLILMGGFLVARWGNEPFERIRPGEVTAMDYVYAHDDPTVRLLWLSNDTVNNVTPAMPWGTRDMEKVQYVPTLAPPDPVLVSGLVKALKDAGPNSYLMINRSQVVYLQLDVGYSDSWEPRLVKHLDARPELRKVLVNDDVTMYRLRKQPEGKVPAADPGPIGPQVTWTPWSVVGALAALALIALLTAREVVRVAVRPSVRQLRWLQSSFWFSLPLLAVLFAALVQRFLTMK
- a CDS encoding polysaccharide deacetylase family protein, encoding MADTPVPILMYHAIAAEPNEATRELSVAPEAFAEQLAVLGELGFTPVDTAHLAARWRSGRPLPARPVLITFDDGYEGVHRHALPVLAKHGFAATLFVSTGWIRGAYDTGGGLDTMLDWDQIRELAAARVEIGGHSHTHPQLDQLDDATLRHELIQCKEIVTDELGTVPASFAYPYGYSSRRVRQAVRETGYGQALAVGNGLARRRQGPYALQRVTVRRSTGIEEFERLVQGRAIARNFARDRALTKGYALVRRARQVRRKAIRSRV